The sequence below is a genomic window from Tenacibaculum tangerinum.
TGGTGTTACTTCTGTTCGATGCCACTCCTGCTTCTTTTTGATTTTGGCTATTCAGATACGATAATACGTTGGCAACATATTCATAATTCTTATCTAACAGCATGTTATAGTTCGTAAATGCTTGCGGAAAGGTGTGCAAGTACAAACTTCCTGCTCCGTGTGTTACTTTAATGAAATTCGGCTTTTTACTGATGATGGAATCGTTTTCATTTCGTATGACCAACTCTCCTAAAACAGTGGTATGTAAAGTGTCTACTTCGGAAAAATAAAACTTTGAAAAATCTCTGTCGAAATGGTATTCTTTCTCTCCAAAAATAGGATTACTCATTTTTTGATAGGCTTTTTCTTCGAATACCGAAGTCGTCAATACCCTTGTTTGTGTTTTAAGTGTATCAATATGTATTCCATTGGTCGCTATAAATACATTGTTTCCTCTGTTCACAAAGTTTAAGAGTTGGTTAAATTCGTCTTTGTCGAAATTTACTTTATTGTCAACAAAAAAATAGGTTCCGTTATGTTTAGCGTCTTTTAAATAGACATACGGATTTTGGTAGATGTCTTTTACTTCGTTTTCTGGAAATAAGCTCGGCAGTTCTTTATGCAATACATAGGTGCCATACGGAATTTTATGTTTTGCGGCATAACTTGGATACCAATTGATTTCTTTAGGTTTTACTGACTCTACATAAAAGATGCCGAGTACCATAAACACTAACAAACCACTATATATTTTTAGTTTTTTATCCAAATTAATAAATTTTAGCTAGCGTATTTTTAAAGTTATTTTCTGCCTGTAAAAATTTTTCTTCATCGATTGAAAACTCTCCGTACCATACATAATCGTATAAATAGGTTAACTTTTTAAAGTCGCCATGTAATTGTTTTTTCGATGATAGCTCTTTGATGTAATCTTCGTTTGTTTTTTCTTGCTGCCAAGAAATAAAATCTTTATCCGCTAATTTTTTCAGCAATAACAAATAGTAATAACGTACCGCTAACTGATAATTTCTTGCTGCAATTGCTTGCTGAATAAGTTTTGGTAAATCTTTGTCTTTTATCAACTCTTCTTCTTCAGAAAGACGAACGATGGGTTTGTTCTTTTTGCCATCTATAATCGTACGGGCATTGACTTTTAAAAAGAATTTAATAATAAAATACAGCACCAAAGCAGCAATTGCATAGGGCAATATTTTTAAAACCACTCGTAAAAAACCGACTGCAGGAGTAATATCGTCGAAAATATAGGAGAGTATTTTAATAACAGTTCGTTTAAACCAGTTCCATATTTTTTCTAAAATAGTAGGGTCTCTTTTTTCTACGATGTATATAAATTCGTCTTGTTGCTTGTACGCTTCTATTTTCTGTGCATCGAACTTTTTTTGTTCGATGATGGCATCATCGTACTGGACTTCTGCTTTTTCCGTCTGGGAAAAAACAGTGATTGAACAAATAAAAAATGCTATGTAAAAAAGAAACTGTTTCAAAAGATTATTGTCCTAAACTATCAATTTTTTCGATGGTTCCTGTTAGGTTTTTTTGTTCATTGATATCGAAATATAAAAACACGTTGGTTATTAGAGTGATTGAATAAAACAAAAAGTTACCTACTATCGCTACTAAATTTAACAATAGGTATATGGGGTCGCCGTAAATATTCATAATTTCAGAAGGGTCGTCACTTCCAATGCTTATACCCATTTTTGCAAATTGATAAATAATAGCTGGTATTTGAAAAACATAACCAAGAACTCCTACTAAAAGTCCTACTACAAATATTACCCCGAAAGTTTCCCAAAAAACCCCTTTTATAAAGTCGAAACTTTTACCAATTGCCTCAGTAGCTGTTTCATTTTCAAAAACTAAAATAGAAGCCCCTAAAGATAATGCTGTTGCTGTGTAAAAAACTGGAAAAAAACACAACATTGCACTGGCAAAAATTATCAATGCTGCTAAAAAACCAAATCCTGTAAAAGACCAAAACTTGGCTTTTGTATTTTCCTTAATTTCTTCTTTATTAACATGTCCTTTATTGTCTATATACGATTTTATATAATACATCCCTGCTAAATTGATAAATACATACGCTACAGTATAGGCGATTATCATCAAAAATGCAGCTCCCATCATTCCTGCAATTGCACTTGCATCTTCACTCATCATTGATGCCATAGACATCATATAAAAAATCATAGAAGCTACCGCTATTACAATGGGTATGGCTGCTATTTTTAAAATAGTTAAAAAGAATTGTTTTCCTTCTAGTCTAATAAATTTAAACGCATCTGAAATAATACTTCCTAAGTCTCGCTCTTTTTTAAATTCGATATATTCTTTATGCATGGTGTTGTTGATTTTTATAAACTTGTTTTGGATATATAACGTAATAAAATATGATAAGTATGAATGAGGTAGCTATAATTAAAATGGCCAACCAATCGGGCATTTCGGTATGACGGGTTACAAAGCCTTCTAAAAATCCTGCCACGATAAAAAACGGAATGGTGCTTACCATAATTTTCAATCCGTCTTTCATACTTCGTTTAAACGATTCTAGTCGTGAGTAGGTTTTTGGAAATAGCAATCCGTTGCCTAACACCAATCCTGCACATCCGGCTATGATGATTACTGATATTTCTATCGTTCCGTGAATCCAAATAGTTCTTGACGATTCCCAAAACAATCCTTTGTCGTAAAAAAAATACAAAAACGAGCCTAGCATGATTCCGTTTTGCATCATAATATACAGTGTTCCTACAGAAAACAATATCCCCAACACAAAAGCATACATGGCTACTCGTATGTTATTAATGGTGATTCCAATAAACATATCTACTTCATTCGCCTTTTTATATACCGCCATCGGGTCGCCGTTTTCAATATTCTCTAAAGTCATGTTTACATATCCATCACCCAAAATTAAACGGACAAAATCACTATCGTTTGCAGCAGAAAAAGCACCACAAATAGCAAAAAAAGCAAATACTGCAAACGCAATGAGTAATTGTTTTTGATAGTGGTAAAATAGTAACGGAAATTCGGTCTTAAAAAAACTGACCAGTCTATTTTTGCTTTCTTTTTTAGTTTTATATATTTTTTGGTGTGCTGCAGATGCCAATGAGTTTAAATACACCAATGTGTTTCCACTCGGGTAAAAAGTTTTAGCGTAACTTAAATCATCGGTTACCTCTACGTACAAATCTGATAATTTATCGGGTGAAATGATTGTTTTACGATACAACGCATCTTCAAAAAGCTGCCACTTTTCTTTATTCTTATTCACAAAGGCAGCCTCTCTCATATATTTGAAGAATTTAAGCTTATTGGTTGAGAAATTTCTTTAATCATAGAATATTTTTATCTTCGCTAAACTAAAAAAAGTTAAAGAAATAACCATAAAAAAATTGAAAAACTAGTTAATGGATCATTTTCAAATAGAAACAGCTCAAAATATTGCTATTAAGCAGAATGTAGCACATGTTACCACTCGAATCGGTTCTTATGTAATCGATTTACTATTTATTATTGGGTATTATATCATTATTATCCTCATTATGGAAATGTTAGACATACCAATTAGCATGGAATATATGAGTTTGTATGCATTACTCGGACTTCCTGTATTTTTTTATAGTTTGCTGTTTGAAGTATTAATGAACGGACAAACACCAGGCAAATATTTTAACGACATAAGAGTGGTTAAATTAGATGGTTCTAAACCCACTTTTGGAAGCTATTTAATTCGTTGGTTATTGCGTTTTGTCGATTTTACCTTAGCCAGTGGCTCGGTAGCTGTTCTTACTATTTTATTGAATGGAAAAGGACAACGTTTAGGAGATATTGCTGCTGGAACTACCGTTATTTCAGAAAAAAAGAATTACTTTAAAAGACACGATTGCGAGTGACATTGCTGATAATTATACGCCTACCTACTCACAGGTAACCTTGTTAACAGATAGCGATATTCATACCATCACCAATGTATATCGAGATGCTAAGAAAAAAAGTAAGCATAAAGTAATTTTAAAACTACATGCTAAAATTATTGAATTAACAGGAATTTCTACGGAACAAAAGCCTATGGATTTCGTGGATACAGTCATTAAAGATTATCATTTCTATGCACGCCAGTAAACAAGTGATATTATATTTTAAAGATTAAGGCGTTATTTGCAATTACATAGAGTTTTAACAACTCATCAAATTATCATATCTTTGAAATAAAAAATTGATTTATATCTTCTTAATTTTACTATTAATAATTTTTTATCAGGATTTAAAAGAAAGACAAGTAAGCTTACTTGTACTGCTCACAGAGATAATTCTTGGGAGTTTTATGTATTTTAAAAACAGCTTCTACGAAATTTACGTTTTTAACATCTTGGTCAATTTAATCTTACTAGCGATGATCATTCTGATAATTTATGCATATACAAAATTAAAGTTAAAGAAGGCTTTTTTTTACGGTATCGGTTTAGGAGATATTCTTTTTTTCATCATGC
It includes:
- a CDS encoding RDD family protein is translated as MDHFQIETAQNIAIKQNVAHVTTRIGSYVIDLLFIIGYYIIIILIMEMLDIPISMEYMSLYALLGLPVFFYSLLFEVLMNGQTPGKYFNDIRVVKLDGSKPTFGSYLIRWLLRFVDFTLASGSVAVLTILLNGKGQRLGDIAAGTTVISEKKNYFKRHDCE
- a CDS encoding DUF4350 domain-containing protein, whose product is MDKKLKIYSGLLVFMVLGIFYVESVKPKEINWYPSYAAKHKIPYGTYVLHKELPSLFPENEVKDIYQNPYVYLKDAKHNGTYFFVDNKVNFDKDEFNQLLNFVNRGNNVFIATNGIHIDTLKTQTRVLTTSVFEEKAYQKMSNPIFGEKEYHFDRDFSKFYFSEVDTLHTTVLGELVIRNENDSIISKKPNFIKVTHGAGSLYLHTFPQAFTNYNMLLDKNYEYVANVLSYLNSQNQKEAGVASNRSNTILWDTYYKTGKSRITSPMYYILSTPSLKWAYYIALIGVLFFIIFKGKRNQRLIPVITPLKNQTLAFTRTIANMYYEKSAHKNIAEHKINYFLEYIRNQYRLSTLEINERFYKNLTSRSGNSEEKVVALFKRIQHIQTASSITEEDLIALNTAIEDFKAYKK
- a CDS encoding DUF4129 domain-containing protein, with protein sequence MKQFLFYIAFFICSITVFSQTEKAEVQYDDAIIEQKKFDAQKIEAYKQQDEFIYIVEKRDPTILEKIWNWFKRTVIKILSYIFDDITPAVGFLRVVLKILPYAIAALVLYFIIKFFLKVNARTIIDGKKNKPIVRLSEEEELIKDKDLPKLIQQAIAARNYQLAVRYYYLLLLKKLADKDFISWQQEKTNEDYIKELSSKKQLHGDFKKLTYLYDYVWYGEFSIDEEKFLQAENNFKNTLAKIY
- a CDS encoding stage II sporulation protein M, coding for MREAAFVNKNKEKWQLFEDALYRKTIISPDKLSDLYVEVTDDLSYAKTFYPSGNTLVYLNSLASAAHQKIYKTKKESKNRLVSFFKTEFPLLFYHYQKQLLIAFAVFAFFAICGAFSAANDSDFVRLILGDGYVNMTLENIENGDPMAVYKKANEVDMFIGITINNIRVAMYAFVLGILFSVGTLYIMMQNGIMLGSFLYFFYDKGLFWESSRTIWIHGTIEISVIIIAGCAGLVLGNGLLFPKTYSRLESFKRSMKDGLKIMVSTIPFFIVAGFLEGFVTRHTEMPDWLAILIIATSFILIIFYYVIYPKQVYKNQQHHA